One Rhizobiales bacterium GAS188 DNA window includes the following coding sequences:
- a CDS encoding homoprotocatechuate degradation operon regulator, HpaR → MTAPKVTDRKVTDPKVTDPKVTDPKPPQIALRDFSRSLPMALMRAREATMRYFRPSLRAHGLSEQQWRVLRALAARGPIEAMALARATFLLPPSLSRILRDLGERKLIERRADQSDLRRSVIGISAAGYELIAAHAPASEAGYAEIARRFGPERLARLQAELDELEKALLDGDDPVAAAPSGEEES, encoded by the coding sequence GTGACTGCCCCCAAAGTGACTGATCGCAAAGTGACCGATCCCAAAGTGACTGACCCCAAAGTCACTGATCCCAAGCCGCCGCAGATCGCGCTGCGCGACTTCTCGCGCTCCTTGCCGATGGCGCTCATGCGGGCGCGCGAGGCGACGATGCGGTATTTCCGCCCATCACTGCGGGCCCACGGCCTGAGCGAGCAGCAATGGCGCGTGTTGCGGGCCTTGGCGGCGCGCGGACCGATCGAGGCCATGGCGCTGGCGCGCGCGACCTTCCTGCTGCCGCCCAGCCTGTCGCGCATCCTGCGCGATCTCGGCGAGCGAAAGCTGATCGAAAGGCGCGCCGATCAATCCGATCTGCGCCGCAGCGTCATCGGTATCTCGGCCGCCGGATATGAGCTGATCGCGGCCCATGCTCCGGCCTCCGAGGCCGGCTATGCGGAGATCGCCCGTCGCTTCGGGCCCGAACGTCTGGCAAGGCTGCAGGCCGAGCTCGACGAGCTGGAAAAGGCTCTGCTCGACGGCGACGATCCGGTCGCCGCCGCGCCTTCAGGCGAGGAGGAGAGCTGA
- a CDS encoding Threonine/homoserine/homoserine lactone efflux protein produces MTFLPDISVLLAFSVACLVVFVTPGPDMSLFLAKTVEGGREAGLAAMLGTMLGCCVHTMLVALGLSALLATSTTAFTIIKLVGGLYLLWLAVGAIRHGSALNVRSGAEGAKSRVSMRRSFFIGLGVDLTNPKIVLFFVTFLPQFVMADDPNAAAKLVFLGLYYVAFTLPLAALLILVAERVIAALRLRPRIMRAIDYLFAGVFGAFAIKILAMEGR; encoded by the coding sequence ATGACCTTCCTTCCAGACATATCGGTGCTTCTTGCCTTCTCGGTTGCCTGTCTCGTGGTCTTCGTCACGCCGGGACCCGATATGAGCCTGTTCCTTGCAAAGACCGTCGAGGGCGGCCGCGAGGCCGGTCTTGCGGCGATGCTTGGGACGATGCTCGGCTGTTGCGTCCACACCATGCTCGTGGCGCTCGGCCTGTCGGCGCTGCTCGCCACCTCGACCACGGCCTTCACCATCATCAAGCTTGTCGGCGGGCTCTATCTTCTCTGGCTCGCGGTCGGCGCCATCCGGCACGGCTCGGCGCTGAATGTCCGCTCCGGGGCGGAGGGCGCGAAAAGCCGCGTCTCCATGCGCCGGAGCTTCTTCATCGGCCTTGGCGTCGACCTCACCAACCCCAAGATCGTGCTGTTCTTCGTGACCTTCCTGCCGCAATTCGTCATGGCCGACGACCCGAACGCGGCGGCGAAGCTCGTCTTCCTCGGCCTCTATTATGTGGCCTTCACCTTGCCGCTCGCCGCGCTGCTGATCCTGGTTGCCGAGCGCGTCATCGCGGCTTTGCGCCTCCGCCCGCGCATCATGCGCGCCATCGACTATCTGTTCGCCGGCGTCTTCGGCGCCTTCGCCATCAAGATCCTGGCGATGGAGGGGCGCTGA
- a CDS encoding 2-keto-4-pentenoate hydratase/2-oxohepta-3-ene-1,7-dioic acid hydratase (catechol pathway), with translation MQLVTFEIGGENSYGIVVEGGIIDAGRRLGRSLPDIEAVLAAGALGRLAELSAHTAPDFALDQVRLRKPLLRPGKIICVGVNYPDRNAEYKDGSEPPIYPSLFVRFPASLVADGEALIRPIDSPQLDYEGEVAIIIGQRGRRIDVAQAMSHVAGYTVCNEGTVRDWIRHGKFNVTQGKNFEASGSLGPIMVTADEIGGRRMRIVTKVNGEVRQDDTTDRMIFKMPTLIAYISRFCTLEPGDIIVSGTPVGAGARFNPPRYLKPGDVVTVEVEGVGRLENPVEDEPE, from the coding sequence ATGCAGCTTGTCACCTTCGAAATCGGCGGTGAGAACTCCTACGGCATCGTCGTCGAGGGCGGCATCATCGACGCGGGCAGACGGCTTGGACGCAGCCTTCCCGATATCGAGGCGGTCCTGGCGGCGGGGGCGCTCGGCCGCCTCGCGGAGCTCAGCGCGCACACGGCGCCGGATTTTGCCCTCGATCAAGTCAGGCTGCGAAAGCCGCTGCTGCGGCCGGGCAAGATCATCTGCGTCGGCGTCAACTACCCGGACCGCAACGCCGAATACAAGGACGGGTCGGAGCCGCCCATCTATCCGAGCCTGTTCGTGCGCTTTCCCGCTTCGCTGGTCGCCGATGGCGAGGCCCTGATCAGGCCGATCGATTCCCCGCAACTCGATTATGAAGGTGAGGTCGCGATCATCATCGGCCAGCGCGGCCGGCGCATCGATGTCGCCCAGGCGATGAGCCATGTCGCCGGCTATACGGTGTGCAACGAAGGCACGGTGCGCGACTGGATCCGCCACGGCAAGTTCAACGTCACCCAGGGCAAGAATTTCGAGGCCTCCGGCTCGCTCGGCCCCATCATGGTCACGGCCGACGAGATCGGCGGCAGGCGGATGCGGATCGTGACCAAGGTCAATGGCGAGGTGAGGCAGGACGACACGACCGATCGCATGATCTTCAAGATGCCGACCCTGATCGCTTATATCTCGCGCTTCTGTACCTTGGAGCCCGGCGACATCATCGTCTCGGGCACGCCGGTCGGTGCGGGAGCGCGCTTCAACCCGCCGCGCTATCTCAAGCCCGGCGATGTCGTCACCGTCGAGGTCGAGGGCGTCGGCAGGCTCGAAAACCCCGTCGAGGACGAACCGGAATGA
- a CDS encoding catechol 2,3-dioxygenase, with product MPIRKPVLNPPFTVVRASHIEYGATDLARTKAYWVDALGYLLAHESKEALYLRALEERNHHSVVLRKSPDPHVKALGFKVGSEEELDKAARYFAEKQLPHRFVEKPFQGRTLAATDGLGMPLEFYFAMDQLPCMLQKYGSYRGAKIQRIDHINCFTPDVQASHDFYNEIGFRTTEYTAAEGSGALWAVWMHRKGGVHDIAFTNGVGPRLHHIGVWVSSVTDIIHICDVLATTGFLSTMERGPGRHGISNAFFLYLRDPDGHRIELFNSDYLTVDPDLEPIHWDLRDPTRQTLWGAPAPKSWFEEGTLFSGLSTREPVLKAQPIVAP from the coding sequence ATGCCGATCCGCAAGCCCGTCTTGAACCCGCCCTTCACCGTCGTGCGCGCCAGCCATATCGAATATGGCGCGACCGACCTTGCGCGCACCAAGGCCTATTGGGTCGATGCGCTCGGCTACCTCCTGGCGCATGAGAGCAAGGAGGCGCTGTATCTGCGCGCCCTCGAGGAGCGCAATCATCACTCGGTGGTGCTGCGCAAATCGCCCGATCCGCATGTCAAGGCGCTCGGCTTCAAGGTCGGCTCGGAGGAAGAGCTCGACAAGGCGGCCCGCTATTTCGCCGAGAAGCAGCTCCCGCACCGGTTCGTCGAGAAGCCGTTCCAGGGGCGCACCCTCGCCGCCACGGATGGGCTCGGCATGCCGCTCGAATTCTATTTCGCCATGGATCAGCTGCCCTGCATGCTGCAGAAATACGGCAGCTATCGCGGTGCCAAGATCCAGCGCATCGACCACATCAACTGCTTCACGCCGGACGTGCAGGCGAGCCACGATTTCTACAACGAGATCGGCTTCCGCACGACCGAGTATACGGCCGCCGAAGGCTCAGGCGCGCTATGGGCCGTGTGGATGCATCGCAAGGGGGGCGTGCACGATATCGCCTTCACCAATGGCGTCGGCCCGCGCCTGCACCATATCGGCGTCTGGGTGTCGTCGGTCACCGACATCATCCATATCTGCGACGTCCTGGCGACCACGGGCTTCCTCAGCACGATGGAGCGGGGTCCTGGCCGCCACGGCATCTCCAACGCCTTCTTCCTGTATCTGCGCGATCCGGACGGGCACCGCATCGAGCTGTTCAACTCCGATTATCTCACCGTCGATCCCGATCTCGAGCCGATCCATTGGGATCTGCGCGATCCGACGCGCCAGACCTTGTGGGGCGCGCCCGCCCCGAAGAGCTGGTTCGAGGAGGGGACCCTGTTCTCTGGCCTCTCGACCCGCGAGCCGGTGCTCAAGGCGCAACCCATCGTGGCGCCCTGA